One genomic window of Nocardia higoensis includes the following:
- a CDS encoding metallophosphoesterase — MPVISTSVRRTALVRRTALGATGAAVAGIGYASLIERNAFVLREATMPVLPPGSSSLRVLHISDLHMMPGQKLKQQWLRELDRLEPDLVVNTGDNLSHQKAVPAVVQSLGGLLARPGLFVFGSNDYFAPVPKNPLKYFKNDHRRVYGAPLPWKDLRAAFSERGWMDLTHVRRDLEVAGIRIATAGVDDPHLRRDRYETIAGAPNPLADLSIGLTHSPEPRVLDRFAEDGYDLVLAGHTHGGQLVLPGYGALVTNCGIDKSRVKGPSRWGAHTQLHVSAGIGTSPWAPYRFCCRPEATLLTLVAAPPKRPIAETSEGRASSQSVAS; from the coding sequence ATGCCCGTGATCTCGACCTCTGTCCGCCGAACCGCGTTGGTCCGCCGAACCGCGTTGGGAGCTACCGGGGCCGCGGTGGCCGGAATCGGCTACGCCTCGCTGATAGAACGTAACGCGTTCGTCCTGCGTGAAGCGACCATGCCGGTCCTGCCTCCCGGATCGTCGAGCTTGCGTGTGCTGCACATCAGCGATCTGCACATGATGCCCGGACAGAAGCTCAAGCAACAGTGGCTGCGCGAGCTGGATCGGCTCGAGCCCGACTTGGTCGTCAACACCGGCGACAATCTCTCGCACCAGAAGGCGGTGCCCGCGGTCGTGCAGTCCCTCGGCGGATTGCTCGCGCGCCCCGGTCTTTTCGTCTTCGGCAGCAACGACTACTTCGCGCCGGTGCCGAAGAACCCGCTGAAGTACTTCAAGAACGATCATCGCCGCGTGTACGGCGCGCCGCTGCCGTGGAAGGATCTGCGCGCGGCGTTCTCCGAGCGCGGCTGGATGGATCTGACCCACGTGCGCCGCGACCTGGAGGTGGCCGGCATCCGCATCGCCACCGCGGGCGTCGACGATCCGCACCTGCGCCGCGACCGCTACGAGACCATCGCGGGCGCCCCCAACCCGCTGGCCGACCTCAGCATCGGCCTGACCCACTCCCCCGAGCCCCGGGTGCTCGACCGCTTCGCCGAGGACGGCTACGACCTGGTGCTGGCGGGTCACACCCACGGTGGCCAGCTGGTGCTGCCGGGCTACGGCGCGCTGGTCACCAACTGTGGCATCGACAAGTCGCGCGTGAAGGGCCCCTCGCGCTGGGGCGCGCATACCCAGCTGCACGTCTCCGCGGGCATCGGCACCTCGCCGTGGGCTCCGTACCGGTTCTGCTGCCGCCCGGAGGCCACCCTGCTCACCCTGGTCGCCGCGCCGCCGAAGCGCCCGATCGCCGAGACCAGCGAGGGGCGGGCCTCCTCGCAGTCCGTGGCGAGCTGA
- a CDS encoding GatB/YqeY domain-containing protein — protein sequence MSELKERLRADMTASMKAKDTLRLATLRMLLAAIQNAEVAGTQARELSDAEIVAVLQKEAKKRHESAEVYTQAGRGELAANEHAEAHIIDEYLPTQLTEAEVADLADTAIAQVAEELGERPGMRQMGQVMKIATALAEGKADGSRISAAVKARL from the coding sequence ATGTCGGAACTCAAAGAGCGTCTGCGCGCGGACATGACCGCGTCGATGAAAGCCAAGGACACCCTCCGTCTGGCGACCCTGCGCATGCTGCTGGCCGCCATCCAGAACGCCGAGGTCGCCGGAACGCAGGCGCGCGAACTCTCCGATGCGGAGATCGTCGCCGTCCTGCAGAAGGAGGCGAAGAAGCGTCACGAGTCCGCCGAGGTCTACACCCAGGCCGGTCGCGGCGAGCTGGCGGCCAACGAGCACGCCGAAGCGCACATCATCGACGAGTACCTGCCCACCCAGCTCACCGAAGCCGAGGTGGCCGATCTCGCCGACACCGCCATCGCCCAGGTCGCCGAGGAACTCGGGGAGCGGCCCGGCATGCGGCAGATGGGTCAGGTCATGAAGATCGCGACCGCGCTGGCCGAGGGCAAGGCCGACGGCTCGCGGATCTCCGCGGCCGTCAAGGCCCGCCTCTGA
- a CDS encoding penicillin-binding protein has protein sequence MPITHTLAKLAGSCVLAAVLVAGLLFPLAGGFGFVSNRAADAVDNVSAELVEGTVPAVSTMVDADGNPIAWLYEQRRFEVPSERISNNMKLAIISIEDRRFADHDGVDWQGTVRAFLTNTSSGEVQQGASTLDQQYVKNFQLLVVAKTDAERRAAIETTPARKIREIRMALTLDKELTKDEILTRYLNLVPFGNSSYGIQDAAQTYFGIDAADLNVAQSAMLAGMVQSSSKLNPYTNEQGVRERRNTVLQTMVQNIPDRAEEFRAAMSQPLGVLPEPKGLPRGCIAANDRGFFCDYALQYLADAGIGREQIDKGGYLIRTTLDPSVQDSVKRAINDHAKPDVPHVAEVMSVIAPGQDRHPVLAMASSRTYGLDQDRFETVQPQPFSMVGNGAGSVFKLFTTAAAMEKGMGINSQLDVPGRYEARGMGDGGARGCPPATYCVENAGTYRSPMSVTEALATSPNTTFVKLIQDVGVTPTVDMAIRLGMRSFTKPATSGYGNQSVAEMVKQQNLGSFTLGPVAINPLELSNVAATLASGGRWCPPSPIAEVVDRYGKPVPLTEQACEQVVEPGLANTLANAMSKDDTSGTAAGAAQATGWNLPVAGKTGTTESHRSSAFLGFTNSLAAATYVYGDSPTPSEICSFPLRSCGSGNLFGGNEPARTWFSAMKAVAGEFPPPVLPPLDDKYVRGANNAQVPDVVGMSQADATRALTSAGFQVSAVDGAGPPPKGSVTSMAPNGSAIPGSVVTIYISDGTQRQVPTPSAPAPAAPGPPPALPNFPLPPWWPR, from the coding sequence GTGCCGATCACACATACGCTCGCCAAGCTCGCCGGAAGCTGCGTGCTGGCCGCCGTGCTAGTGGCGGGACTGTTGTTCCCTCTCGCCGGTGGTTTCGGCTTCGTCTCCAATCGCGCCGCCGACGCGGTGGACAATGTCTCCGCCGAGCTCGTCGAGGGCACCGTCCCCGCTGTCTCGACGATGGTCGACGCCGACGGCAACCCGATCGCCTGGCTCTACGAGCAACGGCGCTTCGAGGTTCCCAGCGAACGGATCTCCAACAACATGAAGCTGGCGATCATCTCGATCGAGGACAGGCGCTTCGCCGATCACGACGGCGTCGACTGGCAGGGCACCGTGCGCGCCTTCCTCACCAACACCAGCAGCGGCGAGGTCCAGCAGGGCGCCTCGACCCTCGATCAGCAGTACGTGAAGAACTTCCAGCTGCTCGTGGTCGCCAAGACCGACGCCGAGCGCCGCGCCGCCATCGAGACCACGCCCGCGCGCAAGATCCGCGAGATCAGGATGGCGCTGACCCTGGACAAGGAACTGACCAAGGACGAGATCCTGACCAGGTATCTGAACCTGGTCCCGTTCGGCAACTCCTCCTACGGCATCCAGGACGCCGCGCAGACCTACTTCGGCATCGACGCCGCCGACCTGAACGTGGCGCAGTCGGCCATGCTCGCCGGCATGGTGCAGTCCAGCTCCAAGCTCAACCCCTACACCAACGAGCAGGGCGTACGGGAACGCCGCAATACCGTGCTCCAGACGATGGTGCAGAACATCCCTGACCGCGCCGAGGAGTTCCGCGCGGCCATGTCCCAGCCGCTGGGCGTGCTGCCCGAACCCAAAGGCCTGCCCCGCGGCTGCATCGCGGCCAACGATCGCGGCTTCTTCTGCGACTACGCGCTGCAGTACCTGGCCGATGCGGGCATCGGTCGCGAGCAGATCGACAAGGGCGGCTATCTGATCCGGACCACCCTCGATCCGAGTGTGCAGGACTCGGTCAAGCGGGCCATCAACGATCACGCCAAGCCGGACGTGCCGCACGTCGCCGAGGTGATGTCGGTGATCGCGCCCGGCCAGGATCGGCATCCGGTCCTGGCGATGGCCAGCAGCCGGACCTACGGCCTGGACCAGGACCGCTTCGAGACCGTGCAGCCGCAGCCGTTCTCCATGGTCGGCAACGGCGCGGGCTCGGTGTTCAAGCTGTTCACCACCGCGGCGGCGATGGAGAAGGGCATGGGCATCAACTCCCAGCTCGACGTGCCCGGCCGCTACGAGGCCAGAGGCATGGGCGACGGCGGTGCGCGCGGCTGCCCGCCCGCCACCTACTGCGTCGAGAACGCGGGCACCTACCGGTCACCGATGTCGGTGACCGAGGCGCTGGCCACCTCGCCGAACACCACCTTCGTCAAGCTCATCCAGGACGTCGGTGTGACACCGACCGTCGACATGGCGATCCGGCTGGGCATGCGCTCGTTCACCAAGCCCGCCACGTCCGGGTACGGCAACCAGAGCGTGGCCGAGATGGTCAAGCAACAGAACCTCGGTTCGTTCACCCTGGGACCGGTCGCGATCAATCCGCTCGAGCTGTCCAATGTCGCCGCGACGCTGGCCTCGGGCGGCCGCTGGTGCCCGCCGTCACCGATCGCCGAGGTCGTCGACCGTTACGGCAAGCCGGTGCCGCTGACCGAACAGGCCTGCGAGCAGGTCGTCGAACCGGGCCTGGCCAACACCCTGGCCAACGCGATGAGCAAGGACGACACCTCGGGCACCGCGGCGGGCGCGGCGCAGGCGACCGGTTGGAACCTGCCGGTCGCCGGTAAGACCGGTACCACCGAGAGCCACCGCTCCTCGGCCTTCCTCGGTTTCACCAACTCGCTGGCCGCCGCGACCTATGTCTACGGTGACAGCCCCACCCCGAGCGAGATCTGCTCGTTCCCGCTGCGCAGCTGCGGCAGCGGCAACCTGTTCGGTGGCAACGAGCCCGCCCGCACCTGGTTCTCAGCCATGAAAGCGGTCGCCGGCGAGTTCCCGCCGCCGGTGCTGCCTCCGCTGGACGACAAGTACGTGCGCGGCGCGAACAACGCCCAGGTCCCCGACGTGGTGGGCATGTCGCAGGCCGACGCGACCCGCGCGCTGACCTCGGCGGGCTTCCAGGTCTCGGCCGTCGACGGCGCCGGTCCGCCGCCGAAGGGCAGCGTGACAAGCATGGCACCGAACGGCTCGGCCATCCCGGGCTCGGTCGTGACGATCTACATCAGCGACGGAACCCAGCGGCAGGTGCCGACGCCGAGCGCGCCGGCACCTGCGGCTCCCGGCCCGCCACCGGCGCTGCCGAACTTCCCGCTGCCACCGTGGTGGCCCAGGTGA
- a CDS encoding WhiB family transcriptional regulator, translating into MQMTTPIARLDVEQAEARIAWVSQARCKEVDPDQLFVRGAAQRKAATICRHCPVLMQCGADALDNRVEFGVWGGMTERQRRALLKQHPEVTSWADFFQAQRQHQVAM; encoded by the coding sequence ATGCAAATGACAACCCCCATCGCTCGATTGGACGTGGAGCAGGCCGAAGCACGAATCGCCTGGGTTTCCCAGGCCCGATGCAAGGAAGTCGATCCCGATCAGTTGTTCGTCCGCGGCGCGGCGCAGCGCAAGGCGGCCACCATCTGCAGGCACTGCCCGGTGCTCATGCAGTGCGGAGCCGACGCTCTGGACAATCGAGTGGAATTCGGTGTGTGGGGCGGCATGACCGAACGGCAGCGGCGCGCGCTGCTCAAGCAGCACCCGGAGGTGACCTCCTGGGCCGACTTCTTCCAGGCTCAGCGCCAGCATCAAGTGGCTATGTGA
- a CDS encoding ArsA family ATPase, giving the protein MNTLDISGIIADPTARVIVCCGSGGVGKTTTAAAIALRAAEAGRKVVVLTIDPARRLAQSLGVADLDNAPQRVKLGPEAKGELHAMMLNMRRTFDDMVLEHTSPDKAEQIFANPIYQTVASSFGGTQEYMAMEKLGQLASRREWDLIVVDTPPSRNALDFLDAPKRLGTFLNGKMIRLIMAPGRGVGRFVTGAMSLAMRGVSTIVGGQMLKDASNFLQSLETMFGGFQERANRTYAMLSTPGTHFLVVAAPEPDALREASFFVDRLSTEHMPLAGLVLNRTHPVLSTLPGDHALTAADRLAEEDPLTTAVLRIHADRVAMAKRERHLLVRFTGAHPRVSIAAVTALPFEVSDLDALRAVADQLTGASATV; this is encoded by the coding sequence ATGAACACCCTCGACATCTCCGGGATCATCGCCGATCCCACCGCCCGCGTCATCGTGTGCTGCGGCTCCGGCGGCGTCGGCAAGACCACCACCGCCGCGGCCATCGCACTGCGCGCCGCCGAAGCGGGCCGCAAGGTGGTCGTGCTGACCATCGACCCGGCCCGCAGGCTGGCCCAGTCGCTCGGCGTGGCCGATCTGGACAACGCACCGCAGCGGGTGAAGCTCGGGCCGGAGGCCAAGGGCGAGCTGCACGCGATGATGCTGAACATGCGTCGCACATTCGACGACATGGTCCTCGAGCACACCAGCCCGGACAAGGCCGAGCAGATCTTCGCCAACCCGATCTATCAGACCGTGGCCTCGTCCTTCGGCGGGACGCAGGAGTACATGGCGATGGAGAAGCTCGGTCAGCTCGCGTCCCGGCGTGAGTGGGACCTCATCGTCGTGGACACCCCACCCTCGCGCAACGCCCTGGACTTCCTCGACGCGCCCAAGCGACTGGGCACCTTCCTCAACGGCAAGATGATCCGGCTGATCATGGCGCCCGGGCGCGGGGTCGGCCGGTTCGTCACCGGCGCGATGAGCTTGGCCATGCGCGGGGTGTCCACCATCGTCGGCGGACAGATGCTCAAGGACGCCTCGAACTTCCTGCAGTCGCTGGAGACGATGTTCGGCGGGTTCCAGGAGCGGGCGAACCGCACGTACGCGATGCTCTCCACCCCCGGCACACACTTCCTGGTGGTGGCCGCGCCCGAACCGGACGCGCTGCGCGAGGCGTCGTTCTTCGTCGACCGGCTCTCCACCGAGCACATGCCGCTGGCCGGCCTGGTGCTCAACCGGACGCATCCGGTGCTGAGCACGCTGCCCGGCGATCACGCGCTCACCGCCGCCGACCGATTGGCCGAGGAGGATCCGCTGACCACGGCGGTACTGCGCATCCACGCCGATCGCGTCGCCATGGCCAAACGCGAGCGTCATCTGCTGGTGCGGTTCACCGGCGCGCATCCGCGGGTGAGCATCGCGGCGGTGACAGCGCTGCCGTTCGAAGTCTCCGATCTCGACGCCCTGCGCGCGGTCGCCGATCAGCTCACCGGCGCGTCCGCGACCGTCTAG
- a CDS encoding ArsA-related P-loop ATPase: MGVPTADPVSAEPEPDKGWPKRAEQARLHYISGKGGTGKSTVAAALALALAAGGRKVLLVEVENRQSIAQLFDLPPLPPTETKIATADGGGEVVALSLDIEHAFLEYLDMFYNLGFAGRAMRRMGAIEFVTTIAPGLRDVILTGKIKECAVRVDKAGRPAYDEIVVDAPPTGRISSFLDVTKAMAEIAKGGPIAAQAEGVSRLLHSDQTMIHLVTLLEALPVQETADAIAELTANDLRIGAVIVNRASEGHLPTDMRDLAAAGELDRDTIRAGLDRAGITVTDDDFDGLITETVEHAIRLRAQDANAAELNELGVTQMHLPALTDGIDLGALYELAEHLSAQGVR; the protein is encoded by the coding sequence GTGGGAGTACCAACTGCTGATCCCGTTTCGGCCGAGCCGGAGCCGGACAAGGGGTGGCCGAAGCGGGCCGAACAGGCCCGTCTGCACTACATCTCCGGCAAGGGCGGGACCGGCAAGTCCACGGTCGCCGCGGCGCTGGCACTGGCGCTGGCAGCCGGGGGGCGCAAGGTGCTGCTCGTCGAGGTGGAGAACAGGCAGTCCATCGCCCAGCTGTTCGACCTGCCGCCGCTGCCACCCACCGAGACCAAGATCGCGACCGCCGACGGCGGCGGCGAGGTGGTTGCCCTGTCGCTGGACATCGAGCACGCCTTTCTGGAATACCTCGACATGTTCTACAACCTGGGTTTCGCGGGCCGGGCCATGCGCCGGATGGGCGCCATCGAGTTCGTCACCACCATCGCGCCCGGTCTGCGGGATGTGATCCTCACCGGCAAGATCAAGGAGTGCGCGGTCCGCGTGGACAAGGCGGGCAGACCGGCCTACGACGAGATCGTGGTCGACGCCCCACCGACCGGCCGGATCAGCAGCTTCCTCGATGTCACCAAGGCGATGGCCGAGATCGCCAAGGGCGGGCCGATCGCCGCCCAGGCCGAGGGCGTGTCGAGACTGCTGCATTCGGATCAGACGATGATCCACCTGGTCACGCTGCTCGAGGCACTGCCGGTGCAGGAGACGGCGGACGCCATCGCCGAGCTCACCGCCAACGATCTGCGCATCGGCGCGGTCATCGTCAATCGCGCGAGTGAGGGTCACCTGCCGACCGACATGCGCGACCTGGCCGCCGCGGGCGAGCTGGACCGGGACACGATCCGCGCCGGACTCGACCGCGCGGGCATCACTGTGACCGACGACGACTTCGACGGCCTGATCACCGAGACCGTGGAGCACGCCATCCGGCTGCGGGCGCAGGACGCCAACGCCGCCGAACTGAACGAACTCGGCGTCACGCAGATGCATCTGCCCGCCCTCACCGACGGTATCGACCTCGGCGCGCTCTACGAACTCGCCGAACACCTGAGCGCGCAGGGAGTGCGATGA
- a CDS encoding DUF4177 domain-containing protein: MTTWEYATVPLLTHATKQILDQWGADGWELVTVLPGPTGEQHVAYLKRPKA, from the coding sequence ATGACGACATGGGAATACGCCACCGTGCCTTTGCTGACGCACGCCACCAAGCAGATCCTCGACCAGTGGGGCGCCGACGGGTGGGAGCTGGTGACGGTGCTGCCCGGCCCGACCGGTGAGCAGCACGTCGCGTACCTGAAGCGCCCCAAGGCCTAG
- a CDS encoding RidA family protein: MTGPATRWQENLDRLGVRLPAVAAPVAAYIPAVRTGSLVYTSGQLPFVEGELSAIGKVGAEVSAEAAKEAARLCALNALAAVHDLISLDEVVRIVKVVGFVASAPGFTDQPIVINGASELLGEVFGDAGVHARSAVGVAELPKNAPVEMELIVEVRG, encoded by the coding sequence ATGACGGGACCGGCGACGCGCTGGCAGGAGAACCTGGATCGGCTCGGCGTGCGGCTGCCCGCGGTGGCGGCGCCGGTCGCGGCCTACATTCCGGCGGTGCGCACCGGCTCGCTGGTCTACACCTCCGGGCAGTTGCCGTTCGTGGAGGGCGAGCTGTCCGCGATCGGCAAGGTGGGCGCCGAGGTCTCTGCCGAGGCCGCGAAGGAGGCGGCCCGGTTGTGCGCGCTGAACGCGCTGGCCGCGGTGCACGATCTGATCTCGCTGGACGAGGTGGTGCGAATCGTGAAGGTGGTCGGCTTCGTGGCTTCCGCGCCGGGTTTCACCGATCAGCCGATCGTGATCAACGGCGCCTCGGAATTGCTGGGCGAGGTCTTCGGCGACGCGGGCGTGCACGCGCGCTCGGCGGTCGGTGTGGCCGAGTTGCCGAAGAACGCGCCGGTCGAGATGGAGCTGATCGTCGAGGTCCGCGGCTGA